In the genome of Verrucomicrobiia bacterium, one region contains:
- the serS gene encoding serine--tRNA ligase, whose product MLDIKLIREQTDKVRQRLATRGAGDETKLDEILKYDEQRRKLLVEVEGLKAQRNRVSKEIGALMGQKKNAEAEEKKKETRDLGDKITDLDKQAAAAEASRDDLMLRLPNVPHDTVTVGKTAEENPEMRTWGAKPDFAFKPKSHTELCESLKLVDFARGAKLSGSGFLLYTNWGAKLERALIQFLLELHTSQHGYTEVSPPYIISQECMTGVGQFPKFFDQAYAVQEGQDNSTLGKLYLLPTAEAPVANIHREEILPEKQLPIQYCAYSPCFRAEAGAAGVGTRGMIRVHQFDKVELIKITKPEHGYNELEKLVANAERVLQMLGLHYRVIMLCTGDMGFTSAKTYDIEVWAPGQGQYLEVSSCSNCEDFQARRMGLRFKTETGENKFPHILNGSGTALARLFVALLETYQQADGSVLVPAPLQPFLKTDRIKN is encoded by the coding sequence ATGTTGGATATCAAATTGATCCGCGAACAAACGGATAAGGTCCGCCAGCGGCTCGCCACGCGCGGGGCAGGGGACGAGACCAAGCTTGACGAAATTTTGAAATACGACGAGCAGCGGCGCAAGCTGCTTGTCGAAGTCGAAGGTTTGAAGGCGCAACGCAACCGTGTGTCCAAGGAAATCGGCGCGTTGATGGGCCAGAAAAAAAATGCTGAAGCCGAGGAAAAGAAAAAGGAAACGCGCGATCTTGGCGACAAAATAACGGACCTCGACAAACAGGCCGCGGCCGCTGAGGCCTCGCGCGACGATTTGATGTTGCGCCTGCCGAATGTTCCGCACGATACGGTGACGGTTGGCAAAACTGCGGAAGAAAATCCCGAAATGCGCACGTGGGGCGCAAAGCCGGATTTTGCTTTCAAGCCGAAATCGCACACGGAATTATGTGAGAGTTTGAAGCTGGTGGATTTTGCGCGCGGGGCAAAGCTTTCCGGCAGCGGATTTTTGCTTTACACAAATTGGGGCGCGAAGCTCGAACGTGCGCTGATTCAATTTCTGCTGGAGTTGCACACGAGCCAGCACGGTTACACGGAAGTTTCACCGCCCTACATCATCAGCCAGGAATGCATGACCGGCGTGGGGCAATTCCCAAAATTTTTCGACCAGGCTTACGCGGTGCAGGAAGGCCAGGACAACTCCACGCTCGGAAAACTTTATTTGCTGCCGACCGCCGAGGCGCCGGTGGCAAACATTCATCGCGAAGAAATTTTGCCGGAGAAACAATTACCGATTCAATATTGCGCCTACAGTCCATGCTTCCGCGCGGAAGCGGGCGCGGCGGGCGTCGGCACGCGCGGGATGATTCGCGTGCATCAGTTCGACAAAGTCGAACTCATCAAAATCACGAAACCCGAGCACGGCTATAATGAATTGGAAAAACTCGTCGCGAACGCCGAACGCGTGTTGCAAATGCTCGGTCTGCATTATCGTGTGATCATGCTATGCACGGGCGACATGGGTTTCACCAGCGCGAAGACTTACGACATCGAGGTTTGGGCGCCAGGGCAGGGACAGTATCTCGAAGTTTCAAGTTGCTCCAACTGCGAAGATTTCCAGGCGCGGCGCATGGGCCTGAGATTCAAGACCGAGACGGGCGAAAATAAATTTCCACACATTCTCAACGGCAGCGGAACCGCGCTCGCGCGATTGTTCGTCGCCTTGCTCGAGACGTATCAACAGGCGGACGGCAGTGTGCTCGTGCCGGCGCCGTTACAACCTTTCCTCAAAACCGATCGCATCAAGAATTAA
- a CDS encoding site-specific DNA-methyltransferase, producing MTLKTDIILGDCRDILRQFQPATFDLIVTSPPYADQRSKTYGGIKPDKYVSWFLECSAEFRRVLKPSGTFILNIKEKVQEGERHIYVLELILALRKQGWLWTEEFIWHKRNCHPGKWPNRFRDAWERCLQFNIQRDFKMFQEQVMVPMGDWRHARLKNLSETDKRRDNSKVESGFGKRIANWVGRDLAYPSNVLHFATECSNKNHSAAFPKALPEWFIKLFTQSGDWVLDPFAGSGTTNVVARELGRNSVGIDKMTENVILAKKYLDQTDRIPNGTGQHNGNHKVRRGKHPKLSQFKVGTIEATPASESALTQESLFIESKGPRYTSKSR from the coding sequence ATGACATTGAAAACAGACATTATCCTGGGCGATTGCCGGGACATTTTGAGGCAATTTCAACCAGCGACTTTCGATCTCATCGTCACATCTCCGCCTTACGCAGACCAGAGAAGCAAAACCTATGGAGGGATTAAGCCTGACAAATATGTGAGTTGGTTTTTGGAATGCAGCGCGGAGTTTCGCCGGGTGCTGAAACCGTCCGGGACTTTTATTTTAAATATCAAAGAAAAGGTGCAAGAAGGTGAACGGCACATTTACGTTTTGGAATTGATATTAGCGCTTCGAAAACAAGGCTGGCTTTGGACGGAGGAATTTATTTGGCACAAACGAAATTGTCATCCCGGGAAATGGCCAAATCGCTTCCGTGATGCTTGGGAACGCTGCTTGCAATTTAATATTCAGCGCGATTTCAAAATGTTTCAGGAACAAGTGATGGTGCCAATGGGCGATTGGCGGCACGCTCGATTAAAGAATCTAAGCGAGACGGATAAGAGGCGCGACAACTCGAAAGTCGAAAGTGGTTTTGGAAAAAGAATTGCCAACTGGGTCGGTCGCGATCTCGCATATCCGTCGAACGTGCTCCACTTTGCAACCGAATGTAGTAATAAAAATCACTCGGCGGCATTTCCCAAGGCGCTTCCAGAATGGTTTATAAAGTTATTTACGCAATCCGGAGATTGGGTTCTCGACCCATTCGCCGGTTCGGGCACCACAAATGTTGTGGCTCGCGAACTTGGCAGAAACTCGGTGGGAATTGACAAAATGACGGAAAACGTCATCCTCGCAAAAAAATATTTAGACCAAACAGATCGGATACCCAATGGCACTGGTCAGCATAACGGAAATCACAAAGTTCGTAGAGGCAAACATCCCAAACTTTCACAATTCAAAGTTGGAACGATTGAAGCAACTCCCGCTTCTGAAAGTGCTCTCACGCAAGAATCCCTATTTATTGAAAGCAAAGGGCCTCGCTACACCTCGAAATCTCGTTAA
- the glgA gene encoding glycogen synthase GlgA translates to MKILLASSEVHPYSKTGGLADMVGSLAKALASAGHQVGIVTPLYRGIRERFPRIRKMDWAMELPLGTRKVQAEVWKSEPEPGLTIYFINQPDFYNRGGLYLDSKGDYADNADRFIFFSKAVAQLARFLPWQPEVVHANDWQTGLVPLLMLHQKLHEGWINIPKTCFTIHNLAYQGYFSAAQYELTNLPKEYFNQHGVESYGQMNCLKAGIAFADVITTVSPRYAREITTQESGCGLDELLRRRQKSLFGILNGVDYAEWNTTDNSFLPFPYSWRSLAGKAKDKLELQKELGLPIAANVPLFGSVTRLADQKGLDIQLGALEEMLSTNMQFALLGSGSPIFEKAYRDLQVRYPGKVAARIGFDQGLSHRIEAGCDFYLMPSKFEPCGLNQMYSLRYGTIPIVRMTGGLDDSVVDIVENRDRATGIKFEEYSARALAKAMRKALVLYGEPKLLRHYQRNAMRADFSWDSMVGRYLEAYRAG, encoded by the coding sequence ATGAAAATCCTGCTCGCCAGCAGCGAAGTCCATCCCTACTCGAAAACGGGCGGCCTCGCCGACATGGTGGGCTCGCTGGCCAAGGCCCTCGCCAGCGCGGGTCATCAAGTGGGAATCGTCACGCCGCTGTATCGCGGCATTCGCGAGCGGTTTCCGCGTATTCGCAAAATGGATTGGGCGATGGAATTGCCGCTCGGCACGCGCAAGGTGCAGGCCGAAGTGTGGAAATCCGAACCGGAACCTGGCCTGACAATTTATTTCATCAACCAGCCGGATTTTTATAATCGCGGCGGATTGTATCTCGACAGCAAGGGCGACTACGCGGACAACGCCGACCGGTTCATTTTTTTCTCCAAAGCGGTGGCGCAGCTCGCGCGTTTTTTGCCGTGGCAACCGGAAGTGGTTCACGCCAACGATTGGCAAACGGGATTGGTGCCGCTGTTGATGCTGCATCAAAAACTTCACGAAGGCTGGATCAACATTCCCAAGACCTGTTTCACGATCCACAATCTCGCGTATCAAGGCTATTTTTCCGCTGCGCAATATGAACTGACCAATTTGCCCAAGGAATATTTCAACCAGCACGGCGTGGAATCCTACGGGCAGATGAATTGCCTCAAGGCAGGCATCGCGTTCGCTGATGTTATCACAACGGTGAGCCCGCGCTACGCGCGCGAAATCACCACGCAGGAATCCGGCTGCGGCCTCGATGAATTATTGCGCCGTCGGCAAAAATCGTTGTTCGGAATTTTAAACGGTGTGGACTACGCGGAATGGAACACGACGGATAACTCGTTTTTGCCGTTCCCATATTCGTGGCGCAGCCTCGCAGGAAAAGCGAAGGACAAACTCGAGTTGCAAAAGGAACTCGGCTTGCCAATCGCGGCAAACGTCCCATTGTTCGGCAGCGTAACGCGGCTGGCAGACCAAAAAGGACTCGATATTCAATTGGGCGCGCTCGAGGAAATGTTGAGCACGAACATGCAGTTCGCCTTGCTCGGCAGCGGCTCACCGATTTTTGAAAAAGCGTATCGCGATCTTCAAGTGCGTTATCCCGGCAAAGTTGCGGCACGAATCGGATTCGACCAGGGGCTGTCGCATCGCATCGAGGCGGGTTGTGATTTTTATTTGATGCCGTCGAAGTTTGAGCCGTGCGGGTTGAACCAGATGTATAGCCTGCGTTACGGGACGATTCCCATCGTGCGCATGACCGGCGGCTTGGATGATTCAGTGGTGGACATCGTGGAAAATCGCGACCGCGCCACGGGCATCAAATTCGAGGAATATTCCGCGCGCGCGCTGGCCAAGGCGATGCGCAAGGCGCTCGTCCTATATGGCGAGCCGAAGCTGCTGCGCCATTACCAGCGCAACGCCATGCGCGCCGATTTTTCCTGGGACAGCATGGTTGGGCGTTATCTCGAAGCTTACCGGGCGGGCTGA
- a CDS encoding 3-isopropylmalate dehydratase, with translation MQTVFTGPVYVVRDNIDTDQIIPAQYLNLVPTIPDEYIKLGAYALCGLPESLYPTRFVKDGQLDSEYPIVVGGRNFGCGSSREHAPIALGSAACRIILAESFARIFFRNCVATGELYPCECKDRLCDVLKTGDVVTVDLDASSVTVKATGKVCSFKPLGDVRPVVDAGGLFNYARQSGMIPAQG, from the coding sequence ATGCAAACAGTTTTTACTGGTCCGGTTTATGTGGTGCGCGACAACATTGACACCGATCAAATCATTCCCGCGCAATACCTGAACCTCGTCCCGACCATTCCCGACGAATATATCAAGCTCGGCGCTTATGCGTTGTGCGGTTTGCCCGAATCGCTGTATCCGACCCGTTTTGTCAAGGACGGCCAGCTTGATAGCGAATATCCCATTGTCGTCGGCGGGCGCAATTTTGGCTGCGGCAGTTCCCGCGAGCACGCGCCGATTGCCCTGGGATCGGCCGCTTGCAGGATTATTCTAGCCGAAAGTTTTGCCCGGATTTTTTTCCGCAACTGCGTTGCCACCGGCGAGCTTTATCCTTGCGAGTGCAAAGACCGGCTTTGCGACGTCCTCAAGACGGGCGATGTCGTCACGGTTGATCTTGATGCCTCGAGCGTCACGGTGAAGGCGACCGGCAAAGTGTGTTCGTTCAAACCGCTCGGCGATGTGCGGCCGGTAGTGGACGCCGGCGGTCTTTTCAATTACGCCCGCCAATCGGGAATGATCCCGGCGCAAGGTTGA